In Larimichthys crocea isolate SSNF chromosome VI, L_crocea_2.0, whole genome shotgun sequence, one genomic interval encodes:
- the zgc:113307 gene encoding lumican isoform X1 produces the protein MTALKIKKTEGSPKSLQFILRITYMALLCCIVLVLLCVSDSASTPVIDIAMDYGGVPLWIDRLLGEPSVLSLQGRMNTAWFRANNPQDCPQACDCLIQWPTALYCDHRGLADIPDRLPDTTQYLFLQRNNISSLSSSSLANITDLRWLILDHNQLQNDKLDQATLQNQTQLCYFFANNNHLKSVPRGLPAGLKQLRLAYNQISSISPGAFQHLHNLTLLLLQGNRLQTITEGDLKGLFSLNLLDLSGNWFSSVPKNLPISVQQLYLSNNTLSGLDEDSFVGFLNLKYLRLSRCGLQSRSVHPQVFNFSSLVELDLSYNKLITIPTVSTTLQYLYLEANEIRGINMTSFCRDVGPLSYSRMKVLRLDGNKMSYQHLPLDWVYCLRVIESIYV, from the exons ATGACGGCgctgaagattaaaaaaaccGAGGGGTCACCAAAAtcattacaattcatcctgag AATTACATATATGGCTCTCCTGTGCTGTATCGTGTTGGTGCTGCTCTGCGTTTCTGACTCTGCCTCAACCCCTGTCATTGACATTGCCATGGACTATGGAGGTGTTCCTCTGTGGATCGATCGCCTGCTTGGTGAGCCCAGCGTGCTGAGCCTGCAGGGACGGATGAACACAGCCTGGTTCCGAGCCAACAATCCCCAAGACTGCCCTCAAGCGTGTGACTGCCTCATTCAGTGGCCCACGGCGCTCTACTGTGACCACAGAGGCCTGGCAGACATCCCTGACAGGCTGCCGGACACGACTCAATACCTGTTTCTTCAG CGCAACAACATCTCGTCCCTGTCCTCGTCTTCTCTGGCCAACATTACTGATCTACGGTGGCTGATCCTGGACCACAACCAGCTGCAGAATGACAAGCTGGACCAGGCCACCCTGCAAAATCAGACCCAGCTGTGCTACTTTTTTGCCAACAACAACCACTTGAAATCAGTGCCTAGAGGTCTACCAGCTGGACTCAAGCAGCTACGACTGGCCTACAACCAAATCAGCAGCATCAGCCCCGGAGCTTTCCAGCACCTGCACAACctgacgctgctgctgctgcagggaaaCAGGTTGCAAACCATCACAGAGGGAGACCTCAAAG GTCTTTTTAGTCTGAACCTGCTGGACCTCAGTGGGAATTGGTTCTCGTCCGTGCCCAAGAATTTACCCATATCTGTCCAGCAGCTCTATCTGTCCAACAACACTCTCTCTGGGCTGGATGAGGACAGCTTTGTGGGTTTTCTCAACCTCAAGTACCTCCGTCTAAGTCGCTGTGGTCTGCAGAGCCGCAGCGTCCACCCGCAGGTCTTCAACTTCTCCAGCTTGGTGGAACTGGACCTTTCTTATAACAAACTTATTACCATTCCCACAGTCTCCACCACCCTGCAGTATCTCTACCTGGAGGCCAATGAAATACGAG GGATCAACATGACTAGTTTCTGCAGAGACGTGGGCCCTCTGTCCTACTCCAGGATGAAGGTATTACGACTGGACGGAAACAAGATGTCCTACCAACATCTGCCCCTTGATTGGGTTTACTGTCTGCGAGTGATTGAAAGTATTTATGTTTAA
- the zgc:113307 gene encoding lumican isoform X2, producing MALLCCIVLVLLCVSDSASTPVIDIAMDYGGVPLWIDRLLGEPSVLSLQGRMNTAWFRANNPQDCPQACDCLIQWPTALYCDHRGLADIPDRLPDTTQYLFLQRNNISSLSSSSLANITDLRWLILDHNQLQNDKLDQATLQNQTQLCYFFANNNHLKSVPRGLPAGLKQLRLAYNQISSISPGAFQHLHNLTLLLLQGNRLQTITEGDLKGLFSLNLLDLSGNWFSSVPKNLPISVQQLYLSNNTLSGLDEDSFVGFLNLKYLRLSRCGLQSRSVHPQVFNFSSLVELDLSYNKLITIPTVSTTLQYLYLEANEIRGINMTSFCRDVGPLSYSRMKVLRLDGNKMSYQHLPLDWVYCLRVIESIYV from the exons ATGGCTCTCCTGTGCTGTATCGTGTTGGTGCTGCTCTGCGTTTCTGACTCTGCCTCAACCCCTGTCATTGACATTGCCATGGACTATGGAGGTGTTCCTCTGTGGATCGATCGCCTGCTTGGTGAGCCCAGCGTGCTGAGCCTGCAGGGACGGATGAACACAGCCTGGTTCCGAGCCAACAATCCCCAAGACTGCCCTCAAGCGTGTGACTGCCTCATTCAGTGGCCCACGGCGCTCTACTGTGACCACAGAGGCCTGGCAGACATCCCTGACAGGCTGCCGGACACGACTCAATACCTGTTTCTTCAG CGCAACAACATCTCGTCCCTGTCCTCGTCTTCTCTGGCCAACATTACTGATCTACGGTGGCTGATCCTGGACCACAACCAGCTGCAGAATGACAAGCTGGACCAGGCCACCCTGCAAAATCAGACCCAGCTGTGCTACTTTTTTGCCAACAACAACCACTTGAAATCAGTGCCTAGAGGTCTACCAGCTGGACTCAAGCAGCTACGACTGGCCTACAACCAAATCAGCAGCATCAGCCCCGGAGCTTTCCAGCACCTGCACAACctgacgctgctgctgctgcagggaaaCAGGTTGCAAACCATCACAGAGGGAGACCTCAAAG GTCTTTTTAGTCTGAACCTGCTGGACCTCAGTGGGAATTGGTTCTCGTCCGTGCCCAAGAATTTACCCATATCTGTCCAGCAGCTCTATCTGTCCAACAACACTCTCTCTGGGCTGGATGAGGACAGCTTTGTGGGTTTTCTCAACCTCAAGTACCTCCGTCTAAGTCGCTGTGGTCTGCAGAGCCGCAGCGTCCACCCGCAGGTCTTCAACTTCTCCAGCTTGGTGGAACTGGACCTTTCTTATAACAAACTTATTACCATTCCCACAGTCTCCACCACCCTGCAGTATCTCTACCTGGAGGCCAATGAAATACGAG GGATCAACATGACTAGTTTCTGCAGAGACGTGGGCCCTCTGTCCTACTCCAGGATGAAGGTATTACGACTGGACGGAAACAAGATGTCCTACCAACATCTGCCCCTTGATTGGGTTTACTGTCTGCGAGTGATTGAAAGTATTTATGTTTAA